In a single window of the Drosophila miranda strain MSH22 chromosome XL, D.miranda_PacBio2.1, whole genome shotgun sequence genome:
- the LOC108161638 gene encoding ubiquitin carboxyl-terminal hydrolase 16 isoform X1 codes for MGKKRQMDNHDNASSTDSGQEDSHGQTTGASGSAGAAGVGNSGADGPMTSCCQHIKKSVDAARLRRQLKATGLVYECSQCQKNQGAASGSGSGSGDLDCDFEIDSTLWLCLKCGTQLCGRSRKQHALQHYKTPHSDSHALAMNTRSFEIWCYGCDTKVTPNSRKNLLECVELVKRLAQKPPAEPPVEAPTTIAVATPSPPTITDIELKFKSALQTLGPIVPMTGGSFEDVNSTATSSGGNLTAIPLPAPPGATALTSSSPVRGMATGTDSTAGGPNPPDSPRSEVERLPRVRGLTNLGNTCFFNAVMQCLAQTPFLLSVLRELSEAGEEFVLPGGTFDFKDKGSTELPIIRGTLSSWGSLTSALANALEELQVGGGVFTPRKLFDKLCAKCPQFTGGDQHDAHELLRQLLESVRNEDLKRYQRVILQNLGYKDQDIQNVSEEMRRKCKIYGNQAGDRILRPEQVFRGFLVSTLTCQDCHSVSSRHEYFLDMSLPVAVEKPQPPQRRKPSPESSPFPISGQTQTQNQNQLQLQSPTKINTKFTTPEDGNPFAADSSSSFYLHANQQETVGPSKSQVKKDKERERKAKRAAKHHRYKQAQKLTLKLNGNGTGSQADADSEASNELDAAGTGTGGGDGDSQTTSDGQGQHKEELVSSSSTTSENSDADIEDNLVEETATTRDRAKTRGVAGGSSSAQGGNSSSSRFFTDTNGNAQTLGEKRDDTPENMDKDSLEEDENDSGIATSPLPSGISKTTKTTTTTTTTTTAANNNEASRSPQQQREQKKEDGRSSADIVTAGVSEVGASSIRKISIELDLPPNGVVREEAGEANTDKVAKLQLQEMALSDYTLEATAATAAAASATAEGVAAAAAAAGVAAAAAAAAAAARAKRVRTYSYSDWSTTIAPRYQCEDGECSVQSCLNSFTAVELMTGQNKVCCDSCTQRLNGNDPKAKSVNTNATKQLLVSSPPAVLILHLKRFQLGPRCIFRKLTRPVSYPNMLDIAAFCGSKVKNLPNIDRKQKKLLYALYGVVEHSGGMYGGHYTAYVKVRPKVTPEDKRWKFLPHGSKAELDQDDDQLKKLEELLAKEKARELHLNSMNDSDDFTNSSSNSSTSEEFNTNPNGLGPGQQDKQEEEAANVQAPPGKWYYVSDSRVQEVSEDTALKAQAYLLFYERIY; via the exons ATGGGGAAGAAGCGTCAGATGGACAACCACGACAATGCCAGTTCAACGGACTCTGGCCAGGAGGATAGCCACGGGCAGACGACCGGGGCCAGCGGCTCGGCAGGCGCTGCTGGTGTTGGCAATTCGGGGGCCGATGGCCCCATGACCAGCTGCTGCCAGCACATCAAGAAATCGGTGGATGCGGCCCGACTGCGGCGTCAACTGAAGGCCACCGGCCTAGTCTACGAGTGTTCGCAGTGCCAAAAGAACCAGGGCGCTGCCTCCGGTTCGGGATCAGGCTCAGGAGACCTGGATTGCGACTTTGAGATCGACAGCACGCTTTGGCTTTGCCTCAAGTGCGGCACCCAGCTTTGCGGGCGGTCACGCAAGCAGCACGCCCTCCAGCACTATAAG ACACCACACTCGGACTCGCATGCGTTGGCCATGAACACAAGATCCTTTGAGATATGGTGCTATGGCTGCGACACCAAGGTCACTCCCAACTCCCGCAAGAACCTGCTCGAGTGCGTCGAGCTGGTGAAGCGTCTGGCCCAGAAGCCACCCGCCGAACCGCCCGTGGAGGCCCCCACCACCATCGCCGTGGCCACCCCCAGTCCGCCCACTATAACCGACATCGAACTGAAATTTAAATCGGCCCTGCAGACGCTTGGACCCATTGTGCCCATGACGGGTGGCTCCTTTGAGGATGTCAACAGTACCGCCACGAGCAGCGGGGGGAACCTAACAGCCATACCCCTGCCGGCACCGCCCGGAGCCACTGCCCTCACCAGTAGCAGCCCTGTTCGAGGCATGGCCACGGGGACCGACTCCACCGCCGGCGGTCCAAATCCCCCAGACTCGCCCAGGAGCGAAGTTGAGCGACTGCCGCGCGTCCGCGGACTGACCAATTTGGGCAACACTTGCTTCTTCAATGCCGTGATGCAGTGCCTCGCCCAGACCCCGTTCCTGCTCAGTGTCCTCCGCGAGCTGTCGGAGGCAGGAGAGGA ATTCGTGCTGCCCGGAGGGACGTTCGACTTCAAGGACAAGGGCTCCACCGAACTGCCGATCATCCGGGGTACCCTCTCCTCCTGGGGTAGCCTCACATCGGCCTTGGCCAATGCCCTCGAGGAGCTGCAGGTGGGTGGTGGGGTCTTCACGCCCCGCAAGCTCTTCGACAAGCTGTGCGCCAAGTGTCCGCAGTTTACGGGCGGGGACCAGCACGACGCCCACGAGCTGCTGCGGCAGTTGCTGGAGAGTGTGCGTAACGAGGATCTCAAGCGCTATCAGCGCGTCATCCTGCAGAACCTCGGCTACAAGGACCAGGACATCCAAAACGTATCGGAGGAGATGCGGCGGAAGTGCAAGATTTACGGCAACCAGGCCGGCGACCGCATCCTGCGCCCGGAGCAGGTCTTCCGCGGCTTCCTCGTCTCGACGCTGACCTGCCAGGACTGCCACAGCGTCTCGTCACGGCACGAGTACTTCCTGGACATGTCCCTGCCGGTGGCTGTCGAGAAGCCCCAGCCACCGCAGCGGCGCAAGCCCAGTCCCGAGAGCTCACCCTTCCCCATCAGCGGCCAGACGCAGacccagaaccagaaccagttgcagttgcagtccCCGACCAAGATAAACACCAAGTTCACGACTCCCGAGGATGGCAACCCCTTCGCGGCggactcctcctcctcgttcTACCTGCACGCCAACCAGCAGGAGACAGTCGGTCCGTCCAAGTCGCAGGTGAAAAAGGATAAGGAGCGCGAGCGCAAGGCCAAGCGGGCGGCCAAACACCATCGTTACAAGCAGGCCCAGAAGCTCACCCTCAAGCTTAATGGGAACGGAACGGGCAGCCAGGCAGATGCCGATTCCGAGGCGAGCAATGAGCTGGATGCCGCCGGCACAGGGACGGGCGGCGGCGACGGGGATAGCCAGACGACCAGCGATGGCCAGGGTCAACACAAGGAGGAGCTAGTGTCCTCGAGCTCCACCACATCGGAGAATTCGGACGCCGATATCGAGGATAATCTGGTGGAGGAAACGGCAACGACTAGGGACAGGGCCAAGACCAGAGGGGTCGCCGGCGGCTCATCATCCGCTCAAggaggcaacagcagcagcagcaggtttTTCACCGACACCAATGGGAACGCCCAGACGTTGGGCGAGAAGCGGGATGACACGCCGGAGAACATGGACAAGGACTCCCTCGAAGAGGACGAGAACG ACTCAGGCATAGCCACCAGTCCGTTGCCCAGCGGCATCAGTAAAACGACGAAGACCACCACCACTACCACCACtaccaccaccgccgccaacAACAATGAGGCCTCCAGAAgtccacagcagcagcgggagcAGAAGAAGGAGGACGGCCGATCGTCTGCGGACATAGTCACAGCAGGCGTGAGCGAAGTGGGAGCCTCCTCCATACGGAAAATCTCGATTGAATTGGACCTGCCACCGAACGGAGTCGTCCGAGAAGAGGCGGGAGAGGCGAATACGGATAAGGTTGCTAAGCTCCAGCTGCAGGAGATGGCTTTAAGTGACTACACCTTGGAGGCCacagcggcaacggcagctGCAGCTTCGGCCACAGCCGAAggagtggcagcagcagcagcggcggcaggaGTAgcggcagctgcagcagcggcagcagcagcagcacgcgCCAAGCGTGTCCGAACGTACAGCTATTCGGACTGGAGCACCACGATAGCGCCGCGGTACCAGTGCGAGGACGGAGAGTGCTCTGTTCAGTCCTGCCTCAACAGCTTCACTGCCGTCGAGCTGATGACCGGCCAGAACAAGGTGTGCTGCGATAGCTGCACGCAGCGTCTGAATGGGAACGATCCGAAGGCCAAGTCGGTCAATACGAACGCCACCAAGCAGCTGCTGGTTTCCAGCCCGCCGGCGGTGCTCATCCTACACCTGAAGCGCTTCCAGCTGGGTCCGCGCTGCATATTCCGGAAGCTGACGCGGCCGGTCAGCTACCCAAACATGCTGGACATTGCCGCCTTCTGCGGGTCCAAGGTTAAGAATCTGCCCAATATCGATCGCAAGCAGAAGAAACTACTGTACGCTCTATACGGGGTGGTAGAACACTCGGGCGGCATGTACGGCGGTCACTACACCGCCTACGTGAAGGTGCGGCCCAAGGTGACGCCAGAGGACAAGCGCTGGAAGTTCCTGCCGCACGGCAGCAAGGCCGAGCTCGACCAGGACGACGATCAGCTGAAGAAGCTGGAAGAGTTGCTTGCGAAGGAGAAGGCGCGCGAGCTGCACTTAAACTCGATGAACGACAGCGACGACTTCACCAACTCTAGCAGCAACTCATCTACCTCTGAGGAGTTCAATACCAATCCCAATGGACTCGGACCCGGCCAGCAGGAtaagcaggaggaggaggctgcCAATGTCCAGGCGCCGCCAGGAAAATGGTATTACGTATCAGACTCGCGGGTACAGGAGGTTAGTGAGGACACGGCGCTCAAAGCCCAGGCCTATCTGCTCTTCTACGAGCGCATCTACTAA
- the LOC108161638 gene encoding ubiquitin carboxyl-terminal hydrolase 16 isoform X2: MGKKRQMDNHDNASSTDSGQEDSHGQTTGASGSAGAAGVGNSGADGPMTSCCQHIKKSVDAARLRRQLKATGLVYECSQCQKNQGAASGSGSGSGDLDCDFEIDSTLWLCLKCGTQLCGRSRKQHALQHYKTPHSDSHALAMNTRSFEIWCYGCDTKVTPNSRKNLLECVELVKRLAQKPPAEPPVEAPTTIAVATPSPPTITDIELKFKSALQTLGPIVPMTGGSFEDVNSTATSSGGNLTAIPLPAPPGATALTSSSPVRGMATGTDSTAGGPNPPDSPRSEVERLPRVRGLTNLGNTCFFNAVMQCLAQTPFLLSVLRELSEAGEEFVLPGGTFDFKDKGSTELPIIRGTLSSWGSLTSALANALEELQVGGGVFTPRKLFDKLCAKCPQFTGGDQHDAHELLRQLLESVRNEDLKRYQRVILQNLGYKDQDIQNVSEEMRRKCKIYGNQAGDRILRPEQVFRGFLVSTLTCQDCHSVSSRHEYFLDMSLPVAVEKPQPPQRRKPSPESSPFPISGQTQTQNQNQLQLQSPTKINTKFTTPEDGNPFAADSSSSFYLHANQQETVGPSKSQVKKDKERERKAKRAAKHHRYKQAQKLTLKLNGNGTGSQADADSEASNELDAAGTGTGGGDGDSQTTSDGQGQHKEELVSSSSTTSENSDADIEDNLVEETATTRDRAKTRGVAGGSSSAQGGNSSSSRFFTDTNGNAQTLGEKRDDTPENMDKDSLEEDENGIATSPLPSGISKTTKTTTTTTTTTTAANNNEASRSPQQQREQKKEDGRSSADIVTAGVSEVGASSIRKISIELDLPPNGVVREEAGEANTDKVAKLQLQEMALSDYTLEATAATAAAASATAEGVAAAAAAAGVAAAAAAAAAAARAKRVRTYSYSDWSTTIAPRYQCEDGECSVQSCLNSFTAVELMTGQNKVCCDSCTQRLNGNDPKAKSVNTNATKQLLVSSPPAVLILHLKRFQLGPRCIFRKLTRPVSYPNMLDIAAFCGSKVKNLPNIDRKQKKLLYALYGVVEHSGGMYGGHYTAYVKVRPKVTPEDKRWKFLPHGSKAELDQDDDQLKKLEELLAKEKARELHLNSMNDSDDFTNSSSNSSTSEEFNTNPNGLGPGQQDKQEEEAANVQAPPGKWYYVSDSRVQEVSEDTALKAQAYLLFYERIY; this comes from the exons ATGGGGAAGAAGCGTCAGATGGACAACCACGACAATGCCAGTTCAACGGACTCTGGCCAGGAGGATAGCCACGGGCAGACGACCGGGGCCAGCGGCTCGGCAGGCGCTGCTGGTGTTGGCAATTCGGGGGCCGATGGCCCCATGACCAGCTGCTGCCAGCACATCAAGAAATCGGTGGATGCGGCCCGACTGCGGCGTCAACTGAAGGCCACCGGCCTAGTCTACGAGTGTTCGCAGTGCCAAAAGAACCAGGGCGCTGCCTCCGGTTCGGGATCAGGCTCAGGAGACCTGGATTGCGACTTTGAGATCGACAGCACGCTTTGGCTTTGCCTCAAGTGCGGCACCCAGCTTTGCGGGCGGTCACGCAAGCAGCACGCCCTCCAGCACTATAAG ACACCACACTCGGACTCGCATGCGTTGGCCATGAACACAAGATCCTTTGAGATATGGTGCTATGGCTGCGACACCAAGGTCACTCCCAACTCCCGCAAGAACCTGCTCGAGTGCGTCGAGCTGGTGAAGCGTCTGGCCCAGAAGCCACCCGCCGAACCGCCCGTGGAGGCCCCCACCACCATCGCCGTGGCCACCCCCAGTCCGCCCACTATAACCGACATCGAACTGAAATTTAAATCGGCCCTGCAGACGCTTGGACCCATTGTGCCCATGACGGGTGGCTCCTTTGAGGATGTCAACAGTACCGCCACGAGCAGCGGGGGGAACCTAACAGCCATACCCCTGCCGGCACCGCCCGGAGCCACTGCCCTCACCAGTAGCAGCCCTGTTCGAGGCATGGCCACGGGGACCGACTCCACCGCCGGCGGTCCAAATCCCCCAGACTCGCCCAGGAGCGAAGTTGAGCGACTGCCGCGCGTCCGCGGACTGACCAATTTGGGCAACACTTGCTTCTTCAATGCCGTGATGCAGTGCCTCGCCCAGACCCCGTTCCTGCTCAGTGTCCTCCGCGAGCTGTCGGAGGCAGGAGAGGA ATTCGTGCTGCCCGGAGGGACGTTCGACTTCAAGGACAAGGGCTCCACCGAACTGCCGATCATCCGGGGTACCCTCTCCTCCTGGGGTAGCCTCACATCGGCCTTGGCCAATGCCCTCGAGGAGCTGCAGGTGGGTGGTGGGGTCTTCACGCCCCGCAAGCTCTTCGACAAGCTGTGCGCCAAGTGTCCGCAGTTTACGGGCGGGGACCAGCACGACGCCCACGAGCTGCTGCGGCAGTTGCTGGAGAGTGTGCGTAACGAGGATCTCAAGCGCTATCAGCGCGTCATCCTGCAGAACCTCGGCTACAAGGACCAGGACATCCAAAACGTATCGGAGGAGATGCGGCGGAAGTGCAAGATTTACGGCAACCAGGCCGGCGACCGCATCCTGCGCCCGGAGCAGGTCTTCCGCGGCTTCCTCGTCTCGACGCTGACCTGCCAGGACTGCCACAGCGTCTCGTCACGGCACGAGTACTTCCTGGACATGTCCCTGCCGGTGGCTGTCGAGAAGCCCCAGCCACCGCAGCGGCGCAAGCCCAGTCCCGAGAGCTCACCCTTCCCCATCAGCGGCCAGACGCAGacccagaaccagaaccagttgcagttgcagtccCCGACCAAGATAAACACCAAGTTCACGACTCCCGAGGATGGCAACCCCTTCGCGGCggactcctcctcctcgttcTACCTGCACGCCAACCAGCAGGAGACAGTCGGTCCGTCCAAGTCGCAGGTGAAAAAGGATAAGGAGCGCGAGCGCAAGGCCAAGCGGGCGGCCAAACACCATCGTTACAAGCAGGCCCAGAAGCTCACCCTCAAGCTTAATGGGAACGGAACGGGCAGCCAGGCAGATGCCGATTCCGAGGCGAGCAATGAGCTGGATGCCGCCGGCACAGGGACGGGCGGCGGCGACGGGGATAGCCAGACGACCAGCGATGGCCAGGGTCAACACAAGGAGGAGCTAGTGTCCTCGAGCTCCACCACATCGGAGAATTCGGACGCCGATATCGAGGATAATCTGGTGGAGGAAACGGCAACGACTAGGGACAGGGCCAAGACCAGAGGGGTCGCCGGCGGCTCATCATCCGCTCAAggaggcaacagcagcagcagcaggtttTTCACCGACACCAATGGGAACGCCCAGACGTTGGGCGAGAAGCGGGATGACACGCCGGAGAACATGGACAAGGACTCCCTCGAAGAGGACGAGAACG GCATAGCCACCAGTCCGTTGCCCAGCGGCATCAGTAAAACGACGAAGACCACCACCACTACCACCACtaccaccaccgccgccaacAACAATGAGGCCTCCAGAAgtccacagcagcagcgggagcAGAAGAAGGAGGACGGCCGATCGTCTGCGGACATAGTCACAGCAGGCGTGAGCGAAGTGGGAGCCTCCTCCATACGGAAAATCTCGATTGAATTGGACCTGCCACCGAACGGAGTCGTCCGAGAAGAGGCGGGAGAGGCGAATACGGATAAGGTTGCTAAGCTCCAGCTGCAGGAGATGGCTTTAAGTGACTACACCTTGGAGGCCacagcggcaacggcagctGCAGCTTCGGCCACAGCCGAAggagtggcagcagcagcagcggcggcaggaGTAgcggcagctgcagcagcggcagcagcagcagcacgcgCCAAGCGTGTCCGAACGTACAGCTATTCGGACTGGAGCACCACGATAGCGCCGCGGTACCAGTGCGAGGACGGAGAGTGCTCTGTTCAGTCCTGCCTCAACAGCTTCACTGCCGTCGAGCTGATGACCGGCCAGAACAAGGTGTGCTGCGATAGCTGCACGCAGCGTCTGAATGGGAACGATCCGAAGGCCAAGTCGGTCAATACGAACGCCACCAAGCAGCTGCTGGTTTCCAGCCCGCCGGCGGTGCTCATCCTACACCTGAAGCGCTTCCAGCTGGGTCCGCGCTGCATATTCCGGAAGCTGACGCGGCCGGTCAGCTACCCAAACATGCTGGACATTGCCGCCTTCTGCGGGTCCAAGGTTAAGAATCTGCCCAATATCGATCGCAAGCAGAAGAAACTACTGTACGCTCTATACGGGGTGGTAGAACACTCGGGCGGCATGTACGGCGGTCACTACACCGCCTACGTGAAGGTGCGGCCCAAGGTGACGCCAGAGGACAAGCGCTGGAAGTTCCTGCCGCACGGCAGCAAGGCCGAGCTCGACCAGGACGACGATCAGCTGAAGAAGCTGGAAGAGTTGCTTGCGAAGGAGAAGGCGCGCGAGCTGCACTTAAACTCGATGAACGACAGCGACGACTTCACCAACTCTAGCAGCAACTCATCTACCTCTGAGGAGTTCAATACCAATCCCAATGGACTCGGACCCGGCCAGCAGGAtaagcaggaggaggaggctgcCAATGTCCAGGCGCCGCCAGGAAAATGGTATTACGTATCAGACTCGCGGGTACAGGAGGTTAGTGAGGACACGGCGCTCAAAGCCCAGGCCTATCTGCTCTTCTACGAGCGCATCTACTAA